The Bubalus bubalis isolate 160015118507 breed Murrah chromosome 16, NDDB_SH_1, whole genome shotgun sequence genome window below encodes:
- the PRRG4 gene encoding transmembrane gamma-carboxyglutamic acid protein 4 — protein MFPLLVLLSQLPVVTFAFPHCTRSPSEESRHAREEVFTSKEEANLFIHRHLLYNRFDLELFTPGDLERECIEELCNYEEAREIFVDEDKTMKFWQEYSVRGPTTKSDANREKIDVMGLLTGLIAAGVFLVILGLVGYYLCITKCHRQQYPGSSDIYVRRGRHTPSIIFRRPEEAVLSPSPPSLEDTGLPSYEQAVALTRKQSVSPPPPYPGPANDFRVFKKSMSLPSH, from the exons ATGTTTCCACTCCTGGTGCTACTCAGCCAACTGCCCGTAGTTACCTTCGCGTTTCCTCATTGCACAAGAAGTCCCTCGGAGGAGTCTAGGCATGCGAGAGAAGAAG tTTTTACATCAAAAGAAGAAGCAAACCTGTTCATACATAGACACCTCCTATATAATAGATTTGATTTGGAGCTCTTCACTCCCGGTGACCTAGAAAGAGAATGCATAGAAGAACTTTGTAATTATGAGGAAGCCAGAGAGATTTTTGTGGATGAAGATAAAACG ATGAAATTTTGGCAAGAATATTCAGTTAGAGGACCAACCACAAAATCAG ATGCTAACAGAGAGAAAATCGACGTTATGGGCCTTCTGACTGGATTAATTGCTGCTGGAGTATTTTTGGTTATTTTGGGATTAGTTGGTTACTATCTTTGTATCACCAAGTGTCACAGGCAACAATATCCAGG TTCTTCAGACATCTATGTAAGAAGGGGCAGACATACTCCTTCCATCATCTTCAGAAGACCAGAGGAGGCTGTCTTGTCTCCATCGCCACCTTCATTGGAAGATACAGGATTACCTTCTTATGAACAGGCAGTGGCATTGACCAGAAAACAGAGTgtttcaccaccaccaccttatcCTGGGCCAGCAAATGATTTTAGGGTATTTAAAAAGTCTATGTCACTCCCATCTCACTAA